The nucleotide sequence GCTTCCTTAACGTTCTCCGTCGTTGCCTCCTCACCTTCAGGAACATCAACCATTTGGACTTGCTCCCCCAGGATGTCAACGGTGGAGAAATTACCGAATTTAAGCACCGTGGCGTTTTCAATCAGGCGCTGGGAAACCAACCGTGGCCGCTGCGTTTCCTGGGGAATCACGTGAATGGGCAGACCCAGCTCCGGCTCGATCTCGACGCGTCCGTACGGCCAGTATTCGCCATCTTGACGTCTCGACGGATCTTGAATTCCGGGACTGAGGGGCACCGTAACGTGCGGGCCGAATTGCTGTGGGATACCGCCCAGAGCACTGATCGCCGTCGTTTCATTCGGTAATTCGGTCTGGAAATCCGCGTCGACGCTGACGATCAAGAAGCTGATTAGAACGTCGACCTGATCACCGGCTCGCAGAGCATAAGCGACGCCGGATATTCGGTGCCATGGAATAGAGATTGCAGTGTAGCCAGGTTCGATTGCCATTGCGGCATCGGAGCCGACGCTGAGCAGATCACCCGGTTTGTCCGTCAGCATACCTTCGGTGATAAATAGGCCGCGAGCGATGTCCATCCGTGCCCTGCGCCCGACAACCCGAGATTTGAGTTCGTCTTCATCTTCACCACTAATCATCGTCTCGATGACCAAGTCTCTCGGCATCTGGGAGACGACGACACCATCTTGCTCTGGGATGATCGAACCTCGTGAAATGTCTTGCCCGGCAACGACGACGTATACCATATCTGCAGACAATCCGGGTTGAAGAGTACCTTCACCCTCAGCTGGCGGAGCTTCTTCATTCCCCCCGAGCATCAAGTATGCAGCCAGCACACCGAGGAGGATGATTATGGCAAGCAGCATTATGACTCGACCACCACGCATAGCGCCTCCTTTCGTGGTGATAAAACTGAGTTTCCGTGCGCGTATATTATCTGTTCCGTGTTAAAAGTCAAGTGACCCTGATTACAATAACCTTTCAAATATGAGATAAGGCCTGATAGTGCACTCAGGAGCCCTATCTTCCGATAGGGCTCCTCCAGTTGGTAATGATG is from Anaerolineales bacterium and encodes:
- a CDS encoding SAF domain-containing protein, yielding MRGGRVIMLLAIIILLGVLAAYLMLGGNEEAPPAEGEGTLQPGLSADMVYVVVAGQDISRGSIIPEQDGVVVSQMPRDLVIETMISGEDEDELKSRVVGRRARMDIARGLFITEGMLTDKPGDLLSVGSDAAMAIEPGYTAISIPWHRISGVAYALRAGDQVDVLISFLIVSVDADFQTELPNETTAISALGGIPQQFGPHVTVPLSPGIQDPSRRQDGEYWPYGRVEIEPELGLPIHVIPQETQRPRLVSQRLIENATVLKFGNFSTVDILGEQVQMVDVPEGEEATTENVKEALPDIITLIVTPQDALALNWAVKAGADLVLTLRSPDDTTITETSSITLQYLLDNYNITVPAKLPYALTPAIEEPIVPFIDYEITIQGEE